The proteins below come from a single Aegilops tauschii subsp. strangulata cultivar AL8/78 chromosome 6, Aet v6.0, whole genome shotgun sequence genomic window:
- the LOC109758447 gene encoding uncharacterized protein: MPTPHSAPLPQKRKKRARHQATNSRRRTSPLLPIAAGDVPYTGAMLRLRSCILTHLLSSPATHPAPSLHRLLSAAAPAVSQSPRFAVEDYLVDTCGLTRAQALKASTKLSHLKSPTNPGAVLAFLAGLGLSSADIAALVARDPQFLCAGVERTLSPVLARLTGLGLSRSEIARVASLAPRSFRSRSIVSGLEYYIPLFGSSESLLRGLKKFKYFLRSDLERVVKPNIELLRECGLGTSDIAKLCLAVPWLLSAKPERVQVMVACAERLGVPRGSGMFRHALKAVESLSEEKLAAKVEYIRNTFRWSDAEVGIALSKAPLMLTKSNQTLQSKSEFLISEMGMEPAYLAHRSVMLCFSLEGRVKPRCYVIKFLKANGLLDRHWTYLTIVTVAEKEFLEKFICPHKEAAPNLAEDYNAACRGEVPADFRFT; this comes from the coding sequence ATGCCTACTCCGCACTCCGCACCACTGcctcagaaaagaaaaaaacgagCTCGGCACCAAGCCACCAACAGCCGGCGGCGAACATCCCCACTTCTCCCCatcgccgccggcgacgtcccTTACACCGGCGCCATGCTCCGCCTCCGGAGCTGCATCCTCACCCATCTCCTCTCTTCGCCCGCCACCCATCCCGCCCCCTCTCTCCACCGCCTCCTCTCCGCCGCTGCGCCCGCCGTCTCCCAAAGCCCCCGATTCGCGGTCGAGGACTACCTCGTCGACACCTGCGGCCTCACCCGAGCGCAGGCCCTCAAGGCCTCCACCAAGCTCTCCCATCTCAAATCGCCCACGAACCCCGGCGCCGTCCTCGCCTTCCTCGCCGGCCTCGGCCTATCCAGTGCCGACATCGCCGCACTCGTGGCTCGTGACCCGCAGTTCCTCTGCGCCGGCGTCGAGAGAACCCTGTCTCCCGTCCTCGCCAGGCTCACCGGCCTCGGCCTATCGCGCTCTGAGATCGCGCGCGTCGCCTCGCTCGCACCCCGCAGCTTCCGCTCCAGATCTATCGTTTCCGGGCTGGAGTACTACATCCCCCTCTTTGGCTCCTCCGAGAGCCTTCTCCGGGGGCTCAAGAAATTCAAGTACTTTCTCAGGTCCGATCTAGAGAGGGTGGTCAAGCCCAATATTGAGTTACTGCGTGAGTGCGGGCTAGGCACTTCCGATATTGCCAAGCTCTGCCTCGCTGTGCCATGGCTGCTCAGCGCCAAGCCGGAGCGCGTCCAGGTGATGGTGGCGTGCGCGGAACGTCTCGGTGTGCCCCGTGGATCGGGGATGTTCAGGCACGCGTTGAAGGCTGTTGAATCCCTCAGTGAGGAGAAGCTCGCCGCCAAAGTGGAGTACATAAGGAACACGTTCAGGTGGTCGGATGCTGAGGTGGGCATTGCTCTTTCTAAGGCCCCACTGATGCTGACCAAATCCAATCAGACACTGCAGAGCAAGTCGGagtttcttatatctgagatggGGATGGAACCGGCGTACCTTGCTCATCGGTCGGTAATGCTCTGCTTTAGCCTGGAGGGCCGAGTCAAGCCACGGTGCTATGTTATAAAGTTTCTTAAGGCAAATGGATTGCTAGATCGCCACTGGACCTACTTGACAATTGTCACGGTGGCTGAGAAGGAATTTTTGGAGAAGTTCATATGTCCTCACAAGGAAGCTGCACCGAACCTTGCTGAAGATTATAATGCCGCATGCAGAGGGGAAGTGCCAGCTGATTTCAGatttacatga